CCAGTTTCATAAGagaaatgatttctaaaattctCCAGCACTGTAGAGGACAATAGTTCATAAcaatttattacaaaattttgGAAAACTAGAAGGGAGGAGTGTGAAGTGCCcagtaaaaagaaatgataaatgttttaggAGATGGAAATGCCAATGACGTTGATTTCATCACTACACATTGTACACAtacattgaaatatcacactgtgccTCATCAACATATGCCAGTATTACATATCAACAAAAGTACAAATGCCCATACCTCAGTGATTGAAATGAAATTGCAATAAAAAGCCCAGCTGTATTCACACAAAACTACAATGATCAGCTAGATAGTGCACAGGTGATCCATTATGGTACATTCTAAACAATCTATGGGAATGAGCCCAAAGGAAGATGCAAAAAATAAGTTGCCATGAAATACACAGAGCAGAGGTAGTCACCCTTGGATGGAAGGGGTGAGGTCTCTTGTCTCCACTATGTTGCATACTGTGACTCAGGAGAGGTGTGCTTCAACACTTTCACTGAGAGGCACCATCTTGCTGAGGACTCTCCCCAAGGCCACCTTGATGTCCCTGTTCCTCAGACTGTAGATGaaagggttcagcatgggggtgaccatgGTGTATGTCACTGAGGCCATCATACTTATCCTAGAAGACAGTGTGGCTACAGAACTGAGGTAGACCCCAAGGCTAGTGCCATAGAACAAGGAGACCACCAGgaggtgagacccacaggtggagaaggctttgtacttgCCTCTGTCTGATGAGATCCTCAGGATGGAGGAGAAAATCTGAGAATAGGAGAAGAGGATGCCAGTGAGAGGGAAGACACCCAGGACGATGGCCACAGAGTACACCACTATGTTGTTGATGAGTGTGTCAGAGCAGGTGTGCTTTAGGATTTCAGGAAGATCACAGAAATAGTGAGGGATTTCTATGTTTGTGCAAAAGGACAGCCTCAAGATGGTCAATGCCCCAGGCAGGGCACCTAGAACACTAGTGAACCAGGACCCCAGAGCCATGAGCTTGCAGAGCTGTGGGCTCATGATGACAACATAGtgcagggggtgacagatggccacgAAGCGGTCATAAGCCATCACTGTCAGGAGCAAATTGTCCTGGCATGccaacaaagcaaaaaaataaatctgtgagACGCAGCCTGCAAAGGAGATCACTTTACTCTGAGTCTGGATGTTCCTGAGAGCCTtggggatggtggtggaggtgaagcCAATGTCAGCCAGGGACAGGTTGGAGAGAaagaagtacatgggcgtgtgcaggtgggagtctgagatgacagccaggatgatgagcaggttccccagcacagtgaccaggtacatggcCAGAAAAAGGCCAAAGAGGAGGGACTGAAGGTCAGGGTCATCTGTAAATCCCAGGAGGATGAAGTTGCCTGTTTGGTTTCCTCTTTCCATGGTGCTGGTGTGTTTtcccaggaggaagagaaggaactcCAAATTCACTCCAAATAGGGATTCCCCAGGATGAACCCAGTGTCTATTATTGACACTTTGGGAACTCAAGAAATCATTTGTTTTGTCTTATCATCAGGTCTCTTTGCTGACAAGTTGCAATTATCATTGTTACTCGAAGATATTGGCTCTAGGTCAATGGTTCTCCATTGGCTGTCACCTGGGAACTTGCTAGAAATGTGCATCTTCTGGCTCTCAGGACCCCGAGTCTCCCATTCTGGGTGCAGGCCCAGCActctgtgttttaacaagccccTGGGGATTCGGAGGCTCACAGCCACAGGAGGACCGAGGCTGCAGTGCCTGAGCCTCCCTAAGCATCCTCCCTCCCCAGCATCCCTGCTGGCTGCTCTGGGGTGTTCTGCCACAGGCCCATGGGAATGAGGGTGTCCTAGCTCCAGGCAGGTCTGTGAGGCATTGGAAGGCTTGTTGTTTTACTGTGCTGCTTTTCTGGAATTTCTACGTGTGTATCCCGACCTTTGGTGGCCCTTCTGCTAACACACATAAAAAACATTGCTATCATTAAGCCTTGTTTCCATTTCCTCTGAATTACCACTTTTCTTTTATGAATCCAACCAAACATGGgtttttctaaataaagaaatcctAGCATTTCTAAATGTAAAAGTGAATATTTGGGTATTTTCCATCATCTGATTCTCATCACATCCACTTATTCCACCACGTGGAAATGGCTCTTCAAATCCTGCCCATTCTGGACACCGACATTCTTTCTGCGTTTTCTTTGTGGCAAATGTAGTTTGgatcaattttaatttcatatgttCTTCTCTTCAGATGTAAATGGCCTctgtcagttttaaaaaattcaggtaTATCCTTTGTCACattcttataaataaatgactaaaaatgACCGTTTATCAGGTTGTGAGATCTTTggtcccatttaaaaaaaaatgactctctTCATATTTGAAAGTTGAGTATGACAAGTCATTTAGTATTATTTCCACTGTCATTTTATTCCTCTTACCTGACTATACTCATACATGAATTTAAGAATGACTAGGCTCTTTTGTAAGAACAGTATGTCTGGCATTTTTTAGAAATCCCCTCGAATTTATAAACCAATCTGGTAAAAACTGACATGTTACAATGTTCAGATTGTCATTCCAAGTACAGGAATTGACCTCTaga
This genomic interval from Marmota flaviventris isolate mMarFla1 chromosome 1, mMarFla1.hap1, whole genome shotgun sequence contains the following:
- the LOC139707132 gene encoding olfactory receptor 7C2-like; translation: MERGNQTGNFILLGFTDDPDLQSLLFGLFLAMYLVTVLGNLLIILAVISDSHLHTPMYFFLSNLSLADIGFTSTTIPKALRNIQTQSKVISFAGCVSQIYFFALLACQDNLLLTVMAYDRFVAICHPLHYVVIMSPQLCKLMALGSWFTSVLGALPGALTILRLSFCTNIEIPHYFCDLPEILKHTCSDTLINNIVVYSVAIVLGVFPLTGILFSYSQIFSSILRISSDRGKYKAFSTCGSHLLVVSLFYGTSLGVYLSSVATLSSRISMMASVTYTMVTPMLNPFIYSLRNRDIKVALGRVLSKMVPLSESVEAHLS